A genomic segment from Deinococcus humi encodes:
- a CDS encoding LLM class flavin-dependent oxidoreductase translates to MTQPSQSEFLWFLQLSRDGEFIGTKNKMPRQPTLPYLQSLISTAGEAGFDALLTATNYHSEHENYTAAVAALAKTAPTDPALLIAVRPGMFQPAMYAKMLATLQNLFPGRVRLNIVTGSSPAENAMYGDFEDHAKRYERTREFIQILRQLWTQPPPQSFKSDIYAFDNAVLDPAPVQPIPIYFGGASPVAQQIAAELADVYLMWGEREDMIRERMAQMQALAEKTGRNLRYGLRTHVIVRETEAEAREAAERLISRVDPEVRAAFVASHAHVDGVGQQRQIEMMKGLDADLMVEPGLWAGVGMARSGVGVALIGDPQQVADKIRRYEDMGFSSFIFSGYPHLEEARRFGELVMPLLKGRNEDSRAIYTDKVAPVA, encoded by the coding sequence ATGACCCAGCCTTCCCAGTCCGAATTCCTGTGGTTCCTGCAACTGTCTCGCGACGGTGAGTTCATCGGCACGAAGAACAAGATGCCGCGTCAGCCCACGCTGCCGTATCTCCAAAGTCTCATTAGCACGGCGGGCGAGGCCGGTTTCGATGCGCTGCTGACCGCCACCAACTACCATAGTGAGCACGAGAACTACACGGCGGCGGTGGCGGCGCTGGCCAAAACCGCACCGACCGATCCCGCGCTGCTGATCGCCGTGCGGCCCGGCATGTTCCAGCCCGCCATGTACGCCAAGATGCTCGCCACCCTGCAAAACCTGTTTCCGGGGCGAGTAAGGTTAAACATTGTGACTGGCAGCAGTCCCGCCGAAAACGCCATGTATGGCGACTTCGAGGACCACGCTAAACGCTATGAGCGCACGCGCGAGTTCATCCAGATCCTGCGCCAGTTGTGGACGCAGCCGCCGCCACAGTCCTTCAAATCCGACATCTACGCCTTTGACAATGCGGTGCTCGATCCCGCACCCGTCCAGCCCATCCCGATCTACTTCGGCGGCGCATCCCCAGTGGCCCAGCAGATCGCCGCCGAGCTGGCCGACGTCTACCTGATGTGGGGCGAGCGCGAGGACATGATCCGGGAACGCATGGCCCAGATGCAGGCCCTGGCCGAGAAGACCGGGCGCAACTTGCGTTACGGCCTGCGAACCCACGTCATCGTCCGCGAAACCGAGGCCGAGGCCAGGGAGGCGGCCGAGCGACTGATCAGCCGCGTGGACCCGGAAGTGCGCGCCGCCTTCGTCGCCAGCCACGCCCACGTGGACGGTGTTGGCCAGCAGCGCCAGATCGAGATGATGAAGGGGCTGGACGCTGACCTGATGGTGGAGCCGGGGCTGTGGGCTGGCGTGGGCATGGCCCGCAGCGGCGTGGGCGTGGCGCTGATCGGTGACCCACAGCAGGTGGCCGACAAGATTCGCAGGTACGAGGACATGGGCTTCAGCAGCTTCATCTTCAGCGGCTATCCGCATCTGGAAGAGGCCCGCCGTTTCGGGGAACTGGTCATGCCGCTGCTCAAAGGCAGGAATGAGGACAGCCGCGCGATCTACACGGATAAGGTGGCCCCGGTGGCGTAA
- a CDS encoding carbohydrate ABC transporter permease, protein MSGETAAPERLSAGDKAVRWAGLTALIIGGFFPLVWMILTSLKTEAELQKFPVQYLPGALDAANYARVFSEQPFARFFFNSMTVSLLSTLLCIAVAVPAAYALARLQVWGRSALLTAVVAFSMFPVVSLLVPLFRLFRGLDLLNSYPALILPYAALSLPVAILTLVAFFSAIPRDLEAAAMIDGTSRVGALWRVVLPLSAPGVVTAALLIFVNSWNEFLLALSFNTKLDMRTVSVGVTLYQGEFAFPWPLIAAAVVIATIPVVALIAIFQRRFVAGLTAGGVKA, encoded by the coding sequence ATGAGCGGTGAGACGGCGGCCCCCGAACGCCTGAGCGCGGGGGACAAGGCGGTGCGCTGGGCTGGCCTGACCGCGCTGATCATCGGCGGTTTCTTTCCGCTGGTCTGGATGATCCTGACCAGCCTCAAGACCGAGGCCGAGTTGCAGAAGTTCCCGGTGCAGTACCTGCCGGGCGCGCTGGACGCCGCCAATTACGCCCGCGTGTTCAGCGAGCAGCCCTTCGCCCGTTTCTTCTTCAACTCCATGACCGTCAGCCTGCTGAGCACGCTGCTGTGCATCGCGGTGGCGGTGCCGGCGGCCTATGCGCTGGCCCGCCTGCAAGTGTGGGGCCGCAGCGCCCTGCTGACCGCCGTGGTGGCCTTCTCGATGTTCCCGGTGGTCAGCCTGCTGGTGCCACTCTTCCGCCTGTTCCGGGGGCTGGATCTGCTCAACAGTTACCCCGCGCTGATCCTGCCCTACGCCGCCCTGAGTCTGCCGGTGGCAATTCTGACGCTGGTGGCCTTTTTCAGCGCCATTCCACGTGATCTGGAAGCAGCGGCCATGATCGACGGCACCTCCCGCGTGGGCGCGCTGTGGCGCGTGGTGCTGCCCCTGTCGGCCCCTGGCGTGGTCACGGCGGCGCTGCTGATCTTCGTCAACTCCTGGAACGAATTCCTGCTGGCCTTGAGCTTTAACACCAAGCTGGACATGCGAACCGTCAGCGTGGGCGTCACGCTGTATCAGGGCGAATTCGCCTTTCCGTGGCCGCTGATCGCCGCCGCCGTGGTCATCGCCACCATTCCGGTCGTGGCGCTGATCGCTATCTTCCAGCGCCGCTTCGTGGCCGGACTGACAGCGGGTGGGGTGAAGGCTTGA
- a CDS encoding carbohydrate ABC transporter permease — protein sequence MTQKNIAVPVPRRKGRSKGDTSEGWLAFWLLMPAALLLCGVLLFPMLTTIRDSFFFNKLTEPFNGQPFVGLKNYVQMFGDPRFGTSLRNTLFFAVLTVGGSFLVGIPMALAAHNPSRVRGIARVALLLPWAMPPVMTGLIFAWLFNAQYGVFNDILVRLHIVQAPLLWLSTPGLAVVAMVVTIVWKTSSFVALIVLGGLQGIPRELTEAAEVDGATRVQSFFRIILPLLAPSLAVAFIFRSISAVQVFDIPYTFIQQAPAQGLLETLGVYIYRTSIEFLDFGYAATLSVALFAVSLAVTAIYVRFVRDGAST from the coding sequence ATGACCCAGAAGAACATCGCCGTTCCGGTGCCCAGGCGTAAGGGACGCAGCAAGGGCGATACCAGCGAGGGCTGGCTGGCCTTCTGGCTGCTGATGCCCGCCGCGCTGCTGCTGTGCGGCGTGCTGCTTTTCCCCATGCTGACCACCATCCGGGACTCCTTTTTCTTTAACAAGCTGACCGAGCCGTTCAATGGGCAGCCCTTCGTGGGCCTCAAGAACTATGTGCAGATGTTCGGCGACCCACGGTTCGGCACCTCACTGCGAAACACGCTGTTCTTTGCCGTGCTGACGGTGGGCGGTTCGTTCCTGGTGGGCATTCCAATGGCGCTGGCCGCCCACAATCCCAGCCGGGTGCGGGGCATCGCGCGGGTGGCCCTGCTGCTGCCGTGGGCCATGCCGCCCGTGATGACCGGTCTGATCTTCGCGTGGCTGTTCAACGCGCAGTACGGCGTGTTCAATGACATCCTGGTACGGCTGCACATCGTCCAGGCACCGCTGCTGTGGCTCAGCACCCCAGGGCTGGCGGTGGTGGCGATGGTGGTCACGATTGTCTGGAAGACCAGTTCCTTTGTGGCGTTGATCGTGCTGGGCGGCCTGCAGGGCATCCCACGCGAACTTACCGAGGCGGCAGAGGTGGACGGAGCAACCCGCGTCCAGTCCTTCTTCCGCATCATCCTGCCGCTGCTGGCCCCCAGTCTGGCGGTGGCGTTCATCTTCCGCTCCATCAGCGCCGTGCAGGTCTTCGACATCCCCTATACCTTTATTCAGCAGGCCCCGGCCCAGGGTCTGCTGGAAACGCTGGGAGTCTACATCTACCGCACCAGCATCGAGTTTCTGGACTTCGGTTACGCCGCCACCCTGAGTGTGGCGCTGTTCGCCGTGAGTCTGGCCGTGACGGCCATTTACGTGCGCTTTGTCCGGGACGGGGCCAGCACATGA
- a CDS encoding ABC transporter substrate-binding protein has translation MRTRIVLSAAVTVAAALSASASAVTTLNVFMGTQQRPEIFQPLFDRFEAANPDIKVKIETGGATSEAQNQYLTTVLAARDDTLDIFLIDVVRTATFAAAGWAEPLNSYITGVNSYLGSFLPGPVSAATYNGKLYAMPAFTDAQFLYYRKDLLAKYKLPVPKTWDELSATAAKIQKGEGGKMQGFNFQGAPIEGTVCNFLETLWTGGGDASNVNSAAGKQGLNFLVNSVKSKLSPAASAEIKTDDSRLQFQAGDVALGLNWSYAWAHFQGNSPQPTQVKGNVGVAALPSFGKNPTATCTGGWEWGVNAYGNHKKEAVKLLQFMSSVNVQREMAVKGAYLPVRKSLYSDKAVLAANPHFKALYPVILKARPRPVTPNYPKVSEIIRNNVSAAVAGSKTVDAALSDMQRDLAPLLK, from the coding sequence ATGCGTACCCGCATCGTTCTATCCGCCGCCGTGACCGTCGCTGCCGCTCTCTCGGCCAGTGCCAGCGCTGTCACCACCCTGAACGTGTTCATGGGCACCCAGCAGCGCCCGGAAATCTTTCAACCGCTGTTCGACCGCTTTGAGGCCGCCAACCCCGACATCAAGGTCAAGATCGAGACCGGCGGGGCCACCAGCGAGGCACAGAACCAGTATCTGACCACCGTGCTGGCCGCCCGGGACGACACCCTGGACATCTTTCTGATCGACGTGGTACGCACCGCCACCTTCGCCGCCGCCGGATGGGCCGAACCGCTCAACAGCTACATCACCGGGGTCAACAGTTACCTGGGCAGCTTCCTGCCCGGCCCGGTCAGCGCGGCCACCTACAACGGCAAGCTGTACGCCATGCCCGCCTTCACCGACGCGCAGTTCCTGTACTACCGCAAGGACCTGCTCGCCAAGTACAAGTTGCCCGTGCCCAAGACCTGGGACGAACTGTCTGCCACCGCCGCGAAAATCCAGAAGGGCGAGGGCGGCAAGATGCAGGGCTTCAACTTCCAGGGCGCGCCCATCGAGGGTACGGTCTGCAACTTCCTGGAAACCCTCTGGACCGGCGGCGGCGACGCCAGCAACGTGAACAGCGCGGCGGGCAAGCAGGGCCTGAACTTCCTGGTCAATTCGGTCAAGTCCAAGCTGTCCCCCGCCGCCAGCGCCGAGATCAAGACCGACGACTCGCGTCTGCAGTTCCAGGCCGGTGACGTCGCGCTGGGCCTGAACTGGAGCTACGCCTGGGCGCACTTCCAGGGCAACAGCCCGCAGCCCACCCAGGTCAAGGGCAACGTGGGCGTGGCCGCCCTGCCATCCTTCGGCAAGAACCCCACCGCCACCTGCACCGGCGGCTGGGAGTGGGGCGTCAACGCCTACGGCAACCACAAGAAGGAAGCCGTCAAGCTGCTACAGTTCATGTCCAGCGTGAACGTCCAGCGCGAGATGGCCGTCAAGGGCGCGTATCTGCCCGTCCGCAAGAGCCTGTACAGCGACAAGGCAGTGCTGGCGGCCAATCCACACTTCAAGGCGCTCTACCCGGTGATCCTCAAGGCCCGCCCGCGCCCGGTCACGCCCAACTACCCCAAGGTCAGCGAGATCATTCGCAACAACGTGTCCGCCGCCGTGGCGGGCAGCAAGACCGTGGACGCCGCCCTGAGCGACATGCAGCGCGATCTGGCCCCACTGCTCAAATAG
- a CDS encoding M3 family oligoendopeptidase has product MTPTTEAPAMPRWRTDDLYASLSDPRLDQDLEGLRAGIAALETLFDKMEVREDGPAATPGTLKSVLDDMNVLSDTLGPIGAYLNAFFTTDSRDELAQSRVAAFTTLTLPLGPLRSRLTAWLGGLSDAQLSDLLAASETAREHEHFLRRAVQLARHQMSPLEEDLAARLRPSGAGGWSKLQGNISSQLKGEFRGERLPVTALRALASEADEDVRREAFEAEIAAWKSSEVVFAAALNGVKGEEGTLARRRGFTDAVAPSLLTSGIDRQTLDAMQGAVVRSFPDFRRYFAAKARALGKDKLDWWDILAPLGHSETEWTYGAGAEFVERQFRGYSEQLGDFAAEAFEGDWVDAGPREGKRSGAFCMRWTRGKSRILMNHAPSLDSVSTLAHELGHGYHNARLADAHPLQRETPMTLAETASIFCETVVQNAALAEATGAERLYVLETSLMGHAQVVVDIHSRFLFERAVFQRREQGDLNPQELNDLMTWAQRETYGDALNTLHPYMWAVKPHYYSLAFYNYPYTFGLLFGLGLYAQYVTAREAGTEAAFQSRYDELLASTGRESPLTLAARFGIDLHAPDFWEGSLDVIRRQIDAYIETVDRGA; this is encoded by the coding sequence ATGACTCCCACGACAGAAGCCCCGGCCATGCCCCGCTGGCGCACCGATGACCTGTACGCCAGTCTGAGTGATCCCAGGCTGGACCAGGACCTAGAGGGCCTGCGTGCTGGGATTGCGGCTCTTGAAACGCTGTTTGACAAGATGGAGGTCCGCGAGGACGGCCCCGCCGCCACTCCGGGAACTTTGAAGAGCGTGTTGGACGACATGAACGTCCTGAGCGATACCCTTGGCCCGATTGGCGCTTACCTGAATGCTTTTTTTACCACCGATAGTCGCGATGAGCTGGCGCAGAGTCGTGTGGCCGCCTTCACCACCCTGACGCTGCCGCTGGGACCGCTGCGCTCGCGCCTGACCGCGTGGCTGGGCGGCCTGAGCGACGCGCAACTTTCTGATCTGCTGGCCGCCTCCGAGACGGCGCGGGAGCATGAACACTTCCTGCGCCGCGCCGTTCAGCTGGCCCGCCACCAGATGTCGCCTTTGGAGGAAGATCTGGCCGCCCGTCTGCGGCCCAGCGGGGCGGGGGGCTGGTCCAAACTCCAGGGCAACATCAGCAGTCAGCTGAAGGGCGAGTTCCGGGGTGAGCGCCTCCCGGTGACGGCCCTACGTGCCCTGGCGAGTGAGGCGGACGAGGACGTGCGCCGCGAGGCTTTCGAGGCCGAGATTGCCGCCTGGAAGTCCTCGGAGGTGGTTTTTGCCGCCGCCTTGAACGGCGTCAAGGGCGAGGAAGGCACGCTGGCGCGGCGGCGCGGTTTCACGGACGCCGTGGCCCCCAGCCTGCTGACCTCCGGCATTGACCGTCAGACGCTGGACGCCATGCAGGGCGCGGTGGTGCGCTCGTTCCCCGACTTCCGGCGCTACTTCGCGGCCAAGGCGCGGGCGCTGGGCAAGGACAAGCTGGACTGGTGGGACATCCTGGCCCCGCTGGGCCACAGTGAGACCGAGTGGACCTACGGGGCGGGAGCCGAGTTCGTCGAGCGGCAGTTCCGGGGTTACTCCGAACAGCTGGGCGACTTCGCCGCTGAGGCCTTTGAAGGCGACTGGGTGGACGCTGGCCCGCGCGAGGGCAAGCGCAGTGGGGCGTTCTGCATGCGCTGGACGCGCGGCAAGAGCCGCATTTTAATGAACCACGCCCCCAGCCTCGATAGCGTGTCTACGCTGGCACACGAACTGGGCCACGGTTATCACAATGCCCGCCTGGCCGACGCCCACCCGTTGCAACGCGAGACGCCCATGACCCTGGCCGAGACCGCCTCGATCTTTTGCGAGACGGTGGTGCAGAATGCCGCGCTGGCCGAGGCGACAGGGGCCGAACGCCTGTACGTGCTGGAGACCAGCCTGATGGGTCACGCGCAGGTGGTGGTGGATATCCACAGCCGCTTCCTGTTCGAGCGGGCCGTCTTCCAGAGGCGCGAGCAGGGTGACCTCAACCCGCAGGAGCTCAACGACCTGATGACCTGGGCGCAGCGTGAGACCTATGGCGACGCGCTGAACACGCTGCATCCGTACATGTGGGCGGTCAAGCCGCACTACTACAGCCTGGCCTTCTACAACTACCCTTACACTTTCGGGCTGCTGTTTGGCCTGGGCCTGTACGCGCAGTACGTGACGGCGCGCGAGGCGGGCACCGAGGCAGCCTTCCAGAGCCGTTACGACGAGTTGCTGGCCTCTACCGGGCGCGAGAGTCCCCTGACCCTGGCCGCCCGCTTCGGCATCGACCTGCACGCCCCGGACTTTTGGGAGGGCAGTCTGGACGTGATCCGGCGGCAGATCGATGCCTACATTGAAACGGTGGACCGTGGCGCTTAG
- a CDS encoding P1 family peptidase: protein MTNTTLTAIPGFRVGHWTDSVGSTGCTVILCPDAGAVASASFLGPSPATREGVLLSAEKKVERVHALLLTGGSAFGLAAASGVVRVLEERGVGHQTPFARVPIVPAAVVYDLGVGDPLARPGEKEGEAAARAASSEPVPRGRVGAGTGTTAGKYLGGPGAVPGGLGSVMLERYGVSVGALAVVNPIGDVLDEHGGVLVGPGTGPGAVSFTPGDVENTTLIAVVTEHTLSKADCRRLADAAQTALGRVIHPSHTYWDGDAAFVLSSGTLPPADPLLLGALVQEAVCAAVRDAVRMANSLGV, encoded by the coding sequence ATGACCAACACCACCCTGACGGCCATTCCCGGTTTCCGCGTCGGTCACTGGACCGATTCAGTCGGGTCGACGGGCTGCACCGTGATCCTGTGCCCGGACGCGGGTGCCGTGGCCTCCGCGTCGTTTCTGGGGCCGAGTCCGGCAACGCGCGAGGGCGTGCTGCTGTCTGCCGAGAAGAAGGTGGAGCGCGTGCATGCCCTGCTGCTGACGGGCGGCAGCGCCTTCGGGTTGGCGGCGGCGTCCGGCGTGGTGCGCGTGCTGGAGGAGCGCGGGGTGGGCCACCAGACCCCGTTTGCCCGCGTGCCCATCGTTCCGGCGGCGGTGGTCTACGACCTGGGGGTGGGCGATCCGCTGGCCCGTCCGGGCGAGAAGGAGGGAGAGGCGGCGGCGCGTGCTGCCTCCTCTGAACCCGTGCCGCGTGGCCGGGTGGGCGCAGGCACCGGAACGACGGCTGGCAAATATCTGGGTGGCCCCGGCGCGGTGCCCGGCGGCCTGGGCAGCGTCATGCTGGAGCGCTACGGCGTCTCGGTGGGTGCGCTGGCTGTGGTGAATCCGATCGGCGATGTGCTGGACGAACATGGCGGCGTCCTGGTGGGGCCGGGAACGGGGCCGGGCGCCGTGTCGTTTACCCCCGGTGACGTGGAGAACACCACGCTGATCGCCGTCGTCACCGAACACACCCTGAGCAAGGCTGATTGCCGCCGGCTGGCCGACGCCGCGCAGACCGCGCTGGGCCGCGTTATCCACCCCAGCCACACCTACTGGGACGGCGACGCGGCCTTTGTGCTCAGCAGCGGCACGCTGCCACCCGCCGATCCTCTGCTGCTGGGCGCCCTGGTGCAGGAGGCTGTCTGTGCGGCCGTGCGCGACGCGGTGCGGATGGCCAATAGCTTGGGTGTGTAG
- a CDS encoding NUDIX domain-containing protein, with the protein MSTSQRDAVRGLRRVIGTRAVNFVGAAGLVVNPRGEPLLLRRVGAGHWGLITGISDLGEALEDTLRREALEETGLSIGAVRLLEMLSPAGLAQVANGDQFYSYTALFRVTEWSGTPVPDGVEIAEARFFNLADLPPLNRLGRKAQEWLA; encoded by the coding sequence GTGAGTACAAGTCAGCGTGATGCTGTCCGTGGGCTGCGCCGGGTCATTGGTACGCGAGCTGTCAATTTCGTCGGTGCCGCAGGCCTTGTGGTCAACCCACGCGGCGAACCCCTGCTGTTGCGGCGCGTGGGGGCCGGGCACTGGGGCCTGATCACCGGCATCAGCGACCTGGGCGAGGCACTGGAAGACACACTCAGACGTGAGGCCCTGGAGGAAACGGGGCTGAGCATTGGTGCGGTGAGGTTGCTTGAGATGCTCAGTCCCGCCGGACTGGCCCAGGTGGCGAACGGCGATCAGTTCTACAGCTACACCGCCCTGTTCCGTGTGACTGAATGGAGTGGAACCCCGGTGCCCGACGGGGTGGAAATCGCGGAGGCGCGGTTCTTCAATCTCGCCGATCTGCCCCCTCTCAATCGGCTGGGCCGCAAGGCTCAGGAGTGGTTGGCGTGA
- a CDS encoding NUDIX hydrolase: MNYVRDLRALIGHAPVNWVGVCALVLNAHHEVLLQRRTDTGDWGTLGGIAELGEALPDTLRRELREEAGIAPIRSEFLTVISGPQTYQKLLNGDEFYQVVAVYVVREWEGVPVADGEEGTELRFFTLDDLLPAPLGPVDREALGLLRASPG, from the coding sequence GTGAATTACGTCCGTGATCTGCGGGCCCTGATCGGTCACGCGCCCGTCAACTGGGTGGGGGTCTGCGCGCTGGTGCTCAATGCTCACCATGAGGTTCTGTTGCAACGCCGCACTGACACCGGGGACTGGGGGACCCTGGGCGGCATTGCGGAACTGGGCGAGGCCTTGCCCGACACCCTGCGCCGCGAACTGCGGGAAGAGGCAGGCATCGCGCCCATCCGCTCTGAGTTCCTGACCGTGATCAGCGGGCCGCAGACGTACCAGAAACTGCTCAATGGCGACGAGTTCTATCAGGTGGTGGCCGTCTACGTGGTGCGCGAGTGGGAAGGCGTTCCGGTGGCGGACGGCGAGGAAGGCACGGAGCTGAGATTTTTTACTCTCGATGACCTGCTGCCCGCTCCGCTCGGGCCGGTGGACCGGGAAGCCCTGGGCCTCTTGCGGGCGTCGCCTGGTTGA
- a CDS encoding GNAT family N-acetyltransferase, whose protein sequence is MNTAVLTRLAHAEATAHRRYGRTGEAAQFGPLVAVHAGPNLPLDSAWHDGTRPPTHQELDAFEAFSTRYGQPATLQLLSAFVAPILPLLKERGYALDYVLHAYIHDLTNLPAVPDTDIREEEADTWAALAAQGFGPGTEEIMSVVAQAPGTRLFVAELNGRPAATAAMSPSEGIAAFHGTATFPEFRAQGLQTALLAHRLQSAAQGGADLASVFVTPGTGSERNVERAGFRLVGARLTLSRSG, encoded by the coding sequence ATGAATACAGCAGTCTTGACCCGGCTGGCCCATGCGGAGGCCACAGCGCACAGGCGTTATGGGCGAACGGGCGAGGCGGCGCAGTTTGGCCCGCTGGTGGCGGTCCACGCCGGGCCGAATCTGCCCCTGGACTCCGCCTGGCACGACGGCACTCGCCCGCCCACACACCAGGAGCTGGACGCGTTCGAGGCATTCAGCACCCGATACGGGCAGCCCGCTACCCTTCAGCTGCTCTCGGCCTTCGTCGCTCCAATTTTGCCACTGCTCAAGGAGCGCGGCTACGCGCTGGATTATGTGCTACACGCCTATATTCACGATCTGACCAACCTGCCCGCCGTTCCTGACACCGACATTCGGGAGGAAGAGGCCGACACCTGGGCCGCCCTGGCCGCTCAGGGCTTCGGGCCGGGGACGGAAGAAATCATGTCGGTGGTGGCGCAGGCGCCCGGAACACGGCTTTTCGTGGCAGAACTGAACGGCAGGCCAGCCGCCACCGCCGCAATGAGCCCCAGCGAAGGCATCGCCGCCTTTCACGGCACCGCCACGTTCCCCGAATTTCGTGCCCAGGGACTCCAGACCGCGTTGCTGGCCCACCGCCTGCAGTCCGCCGCACAGGGGGGAGCGGACCTCGCCAGCGTCTTCGTTACCCCCGGCACAGGCAGTGAGCGCAATGTGGAGCGGGCGGGCTTCAGGCTGGTGGGAGCGCGGCTGACCTTGAGCCGGAGTGGATGA
- the cobA gene encoding uroporphyrinogen-III C-methyltransferase, whose amino-acid sequence MTDASAPSLSRAFVSLIGAGPGDPGLLTLRGQQALQQADVVLFDYLANPELLRHCPDAHTIYVGKKGFSEYITQEQINALIVRSAQENGGQRVARLKGGDVFVFGRGGEEAEACALAGVPFEIVPGVTSAIAAPAYAGIPVTHRDVARSFAVLTGNTREGGAHYERLSGVDTLLLLMGVRNLDSIAAELIAAGRDPQTPAATVQWGSTHQQRVATGTLETIAGVVRDAGLEAPAVTVVGEVVKLRGTLRWFDNAPTFGGSLSGKTVAVTRTRDGSSALSDVLRARGADVLEVPLIRFEAASDGGEAALNALRDFTGWLLLTSNRAVTALFSLLDSAGLDARALAGVRIAAVGPSTARSLAERGLRADFVPSTPGARHLGAELPVQAGEATLHLTSQLAEDELQRELEARGIGYTRAELYRTEAATPEKNKLERLKTAAVLTLASGSAARHLAQLAGADFDPLNMPVAAMGPQTADAAREAGFTRVTVADTASLDALADAAERAVQGRAE is encoded by the coding sequence ATGACCGACGCCTCAGCCCCCAGTCTTTCCCGCGCCTTCGTCTCCCTGATCGGGGCTGGTCCAGGCGATCCCGGCCTGCTGACCCTGCGCGGTCAACAGGCACTGCAGCAGGCGGACGTGGTGCTCTTCGATTACCTCGCCAATCCCGAGTTGCTGCGGCACTGCCCGGACGCCCACACCATTTACGTGGGCAAAAAGGGATTTTCCGAGTACATCACCCAGGAGCAGATCAACGCACTGATCGTCAGGTCAGCGCAGGAGAACGGCGGGCAGCGGGTGGCCCGGCTGAAGGGTGGAGACGTCTTTGTCTTCGGGCGTGGCGGCGAGGAGGCCGAGGCGTGCGCGCTGGCGGGCGTGCCCTTCGAGATCGTCCCCGGCGTGACCAGTGCCATCGCTGCCCCAGCCTACGCCGGGATTCCCGTGACCCACCGTGACGTGGCCCGCTCCTTCGCGGTGCTGACCGGCAACACGAGAGAAGGTGGAGCACACTACGAGCGCCTGTCCGGTGTGGACACGTTGTTGCTGCTGATGGGTGTACGGAATCTGGACAGTATTGCCGCAGAACTGATCGCCGCCGGCCGTGACCCGCAGACCCCCGCCGCCACCGTGCAGTGGGGCAGCACCCACCAGCAGCGGGTGGCGACGGGCACGCTGGAAACCATCGCTGGGGTGGTCAGGGACGCTGGCCTGGAAGCTCCCGCCGTGACGGTGGTGGGCGAGGTGGTCAAGTTGCGCGGCACCCTGCGCTGGTTCGACAACGCACCGACCTTCGGCGGTTCCCTGAGTGGCAAAACCGTGGCCGTGACCCGCACCCGCGACGGCTCCAGTGCCCTCAGTGACGTGCTGCGGGCACGCGGCGCGGACGTGCTGGAGGTGCCGCTGATCCGCTTTGAGGCGGCCTCCGATGGGGGAGAGGCGGCCCTGAACGCCCTGCGCGATTTCACAGGCTGGCTGCTGCTGACCAGCAACAGGGCGGTGACAGCTCTGTTCTCGTTGCTGGACAGCGCAGGACTGGACGCCCGCGCCCTGGCGGGGGTCAGGATTGCCGCCGTCGGTCCCAGCACCGCCCGCAGCCTGGCCGAGCGTGGCCTGCGTGCCGATTTCGTCCCGTCCACCCCCGGAGCGCGCCACCTGGGGGCGGAATTGCCGGTCCAAGCAGGAGAGGCCACCCTGCACCTGACCTCTCAGCTGGCGGAGGACGAGTTGCAAAGGGAGCTGGAGGCACGCGGCATCGGCTACACACGCGCCGAGCTGTACCGCACCGAGGCCGCCACGCCAGAGAAGAACAAGCTGGAGCGGCTGAAGACGGCTGCCGTTCTGACCCTGGCCTCCGGCAGTGCGGCGCGGCACCTGGCACAGCTGGCCGGCGCAGACTTCGATCCCCTGAACATGCCCGTCGCTGCGATGGGGCCGCAGACCGCCGACGCCGCCCGTGAGGCAGGCTTTACCCGTGTGACGGTGGCGGACACCGCCAGCCTGGACGCCCTGGCCGATGCGGCGGAACGGGCGGTGCAGGGCAGGGCCGAGTAA
- the rpmF gene encoding 50S ribosomal protein L32, producing MAKHPVPKKKTSKSKRDMRRSHHALTAPNLSECPQCHAKKLSHHICPSCGYYDGRQVLAV from the coding sequence ATGGCTAAACATCCCGTTCCCAAGAAGAAGACCAGCAAGAGCAAGCGCGACATGCGCCGCAGCCACCATGCGCTGACCGCTCCCAACCTGTCCGAGTGCCCCCAGTGCCACGCCAAGAAGCTCTCCCACCACATCTGCCCCAGCTGCGGCTACTACGATGGCCGTCAGGTGCTGGCCGTCTAA